A window of the Citrus sinensis cultivar Valencia sweet orange chromosome 9, DVS_A1.0, whole genome shotgun sequence genome harbors these coding sequences:
- the LOC127899799 gene encoding uncharacterized mitochondrial protein AtMg00300-like yields MARKDENSDYSLSITPTAYVASSKNSKRLDLFQLYLISVGALEAKGYKITIKDGTIKFTHEAIVILQGVRRHNLYYLKRGTTDKANVVEAHSDTTKLWHVRLGHAREKSLQTLMRHKLLKGTKTCKLNLCEHCVVGKKTRVKFGTANHDTREILEYVHSDVWGPTKTASIGGSHYFVTFVDDFSRRVWVYTM; encoded by the exons AGTATTACTCCTACAGCATACGTGGCTAGTTCGA AGAACTCAAAGAGGTTAGATTTGTTCCAGCTTTATCTAATTTCTGTGGGTGCTTTGGAAGCTAAAGGCTACAAGATTACCATTAAAGATGGCACAATAAAGTTTACACATGAGGCTATAGTGATTCTACAAGGAGTTCGGCGTCACAATTTGTACTATTTGAAGAGAGGTACAACTGATAAAGCAAATGTTGTTGAGGCGCACAGTGACACCACTAAGCTATGGCATGTACGACTAGGACATGCTAGAGAGAAATCTTTGCAAACTTTGATGAGGCACAAACTCTTAAAAGGTACCAAAacctgtaaattaaatttatgtgaGCATTGTGTAGTAGGCAAGAAAACAAGGGTCAAGTTTGGTACGGCTAATCACGATACTCGTGAGATCCTTGAATATGTTCACAGTGATGTATGGGGACCAACCAAGACTGCATCAATTGGTGGaagccattattttgttacatttgttgatgatttctctagaCGTGTGTGGGTGTACACCATGTGA